The following proteins are co-located in the Deltaproteobacteria bacterium genome:
- the rpmI gene encoding 50S ribosomal protein L35, with amino-acid sequence MPKLKTHSGAKKRFKVTKSGKVKRGQAKRRHLLSHKAARQMRALRTPAYVHEADVAEMKRLLPYG; translated from the coding sequence ATGCCAAAATTAAAGACGCATAGTGGGGCAAAGAAGCGATTTAAAGTCACAAAGAGCGGCAAGGTGAAACGCGGGCAGGCCAAGCGACGCCACTTGTTGAGCCATAAGGCAGCGCGGCAGATGCGGGCGTTGCGCACGCCAGCCTACGTGCACGAGGCGGACGTCGCTGAGATGAAGCGATTGTTACCGTATGGTTAG
- the pheS gene encoding phenylalanine--tRNA ligase subunit alpha, which yields MLQELNGLESAARTALAEVRDEACLQAVRVQFLGRKGGLTAVLKRLGECTPEERPIVGQRANAVKALLEAEIERVHSTLQAGHLAEALGDRMDVSLPGRAPTPAGYPHPISTTMERIVGIFRCLGFSTYEGPEVETEYHNFEALNMPADHPARDMQDTFYLQPLQSGAAPLLLRTHTSPVQVRVMQSHPPPLRLIAPGAVYRRDADVTHSPMFHQVEGLYVDTDVTFRHLKGMLQLFVEQLFGDAVQTRFRPSFFPFTEPSAEMDLGYLRDANGMRFARAGDAVTGWMEVLGCGMVDPAVFTAVGYDPTQVTGFAFGVGVERIAMLLHGVDDIRFFFDSDLRFLSQFI from the coding sequence CTGTTGCAGGAGCTGAATGGCCTGGAGTCTGCCGCGCGGACGGCGTTGGCGGAGGTGCGGGACGAGGCGTGCCTGCAGGCGGTGCGCGTCCAATTCTTAGGACGCAAAGGCGGGCTGACGGCCGTGTTAAAACGGTTGGGCGAGTGCACGCCGGAAGAGCGTCCGATCGTTGGGCAGCGGGCCAATGCGGTCAAGGCGCTGCTCGAAGCGGAAATCGAACGCGTCCACTCCACACTGCAGGCCGGTCATTTGGCGGAAGCATTAGGCGACCGCATGGATGTCTCGTTACCGGGACGCGCGCCCACGCCGGCCGGCTATCCGCACCCGATCAGCACCACGATGGAGCGGATCGTCGGCATTTTCCGTTGCCTCGGATTTTCGACCTATGAAGGGCCGGAAGTCGAAACGGAATATCACAACTTCGAAGCCCTCAATATGCCAGCTGATCACCCGGCGCGGGACATGCAAGACACCTTTTATTTGCAGCCGTTGCAGTCCGGGGCCGCACCGTTGCTGTTGCGGACCCATACGTCTCCGGTCCAAGTCCGTGTGATGCAATCCCATCCGCCGCCACTGCGCCTGATCGCGCCCGGCGCGGTCTATCGACGTGACGCCGACGTCACGCATTCGCCGATGTTTCACCAAGTCGAAGGCCTGTATGTCGATACCGACGTGACTTTCCGACACCTGAAGGGGATGCTGCAGCTGTTTGTGGAACAGCTGTTTGGCGATGCCGTGCAGACCCGATTTCGTCCCAGTTTCTTTCCATTCACCGAGCCCTCCGCCGAGATGGATCTCGGCTACCTCCGCGACGCGAATGGCATGCGTTTCGCGCGCGCGGGCGACGCGGTCACCGGCTGGATGGAAGTCTTGGGTTGCGGCATGGTCGATCCCGCCGTCTTCACGGCCGTCGGCTATGACCCGACGCAAGTGACGGGCTTCGCGTTCGGCGTCGGCGTGGAGCGGATTGCGATGTTGCTGCACGGCGTGGACGATATCCGATTCTTTTTTGACAGCGATCTGCGTTTTTTGTCGCAGTTTATTTGA
- the rplT gene encoding 50S ribosomal protein L20 → MARAKRGTKARARRKKVLKRAEGFVGARSKLIRTAQEAVDRALAYAYKHRRVKKRDMRGLWQTRIGAASKLHDISYSRFMNGLKKAGVVLDRKVLAELAVCDPQDFAKLATLAGQHAA, encoded by the coding sequence ATGGCACGAGCAAAACGTGGGACTAAGGCGCGCGCGCGGCGCAAGAAGGTCTTGAAACGGGCCGAGGGCTTTGTCGGTGCGCGGAGTAAATTGATCCGTACCGCGCAAGAGGCCGTCGATCGCGCGTTGGCCTATGCGTACAAGCATCGCCGCGTGAAGAAACGCGATATGCGTGGGTTGTGGCAGACGCGGATCGGTGCGGCCAGCAAGCTGCATGATATTTCCTACAGCCGTTTCATGAACGGTCTGAAAAAGGCGGGTGTCGTGCTGGATCGCAAGGTCTTGGCGGAGCTGGCCGTGTGTGACCCGCAAGACTTCGCGAAGCTGGCGACGCTTGCCGGACAACACGCCGCATGA